From the genome of Azospira restricta, one region includes:
- a CDS encoding IS3 family transposase (programmed frameshift): protein MRKSRFTEAQTVAILREADKSSVAEVAKKHGISEQTIYSWRQRFGSMNADEVKRLRQLEQENARLKKLLAERDLEVEIMKEINAKKLVSAPARRRQAEYAKGRGLSERKACALTRTARSALRYESRMQKKDAPALAAMRILSAQYPRYGYRRIQVFLERQGQRMSTDRAWRLWRKAGLQVPRKRPRKRIALSRPRPQAPLAAGQVWAYDFVFDACANGQQLKCLTVVDEYTRESLAIDVAGSIRSGRVIEVLSQLISTHGAPKILRSDNGPEFVSRALLRWAANENLDMALIDPGKPWQNGMAESFNGKFRDECLSMEWFRNRTEAKVVIDQWRQHYNEIRPHSSLGNQTPAAFKKQCLSTTKPGAIFQE, encoded by the exons ATGAGAAAGAGCCGATTTACGGAAGCGCAGACCGTCGCGATCCTGCGTGAAGCGGACAAGAGTTCGGTTGCCGAAGTAGCGAAGAAACACGGCATCAGCGAACAAACGATCTACAGCTGGCGGCAGCGCTTCGGTTCGATGAATGCCGATGAAGTGAAACGGCTGCGGCAGCTTGAGCAGGAAAATGCCCGGCTGAAGAAGCTGCTGGCCGAACGTGATCTCGAAGTCGAGATCATGAAGGAGATCAACGCAAAAAAAT TGGTGAGCGCACCCGCCCGGCGCCGGCAGGCAGAGTACGCCAAGGGGCGTGGCCTGTCGGAGCGGAAAGCGTGTGCGCTGACCCGTACGGCGAGATCGGCGCTCCGTTACGAATCACGCATGCAGAAGAAGGACGCACCGGCACTGGCGGCCATGCGCATCCTATCGGCACAGTACCCACGATACGGCTACCGGCGCATTCAGGTCTTTCTCGAACGCCAGGGGCAGCGGATGAGTACTGACCGGGCTTGGCGCCTGTGGCGCAAGGCAGGGTTGCAGGTGCCGCGGAAGCGGCCAAGAAAGCGGATTGCGCTGTCTCGCCCCCGGCCGCAAGCGCCGCTTGCAGCCGGGCAGGTATGGGCTTACGACTTCGTATTCGACGCCTGCGCCAACGGTCAGCAGCTGAAGTGTCTGACAGTCGTCGATGAATACACGCGAGAGAGCCTGGCGATCGATGTCGCCGGTTCGATTCGTTCCGGGAGAGTGATCGAGGTGCTGTCACAACTCATCAGCACGCACGGTGCGCCCAAGATTCTGCGCTCGGACAACGGCCCCGAATTCGTTTCCCGGGCGCTGCTGCGCTGGGCGGCCAACGAGAATCTCGACATGGCACTGATCGACCCCGGCAAGCCGTGGCAGAACGGTATGGCAGAAAGCTTCAACGGCAAGTTCCGGGATGAATGCCTGTCGATGGAGTGGTTCAGGAACCGAACGGAAGCCAAGGTCGTAATCGATCAATGGCGTCAGCATTACAATGAAATCCGTCCGCATTCGAGCCTGGGCAACCAGACTCCGGCGGCATTCAAGAAGCAGTGTCTTTCAACCACCAAACCGGGAGCCATTTTCCAGGAATGA
- the rpsO gene encoding 30S ribosomal protein S15, with the protein MAINTAQKSQIVTDYQRAQGDTGSPEVQVALLTARINDLTGHFKEHVKDHHSRRGLLRMVSRRRKLLDYLKRTNVDGYRALIERLGLRK; encoded by the coding sequence ATGGCGATCAATACCGCACAGAAGTCCCAAATCGTTACCGACTACCAGCGCGCCCAGGGCGACACCGGTTCCCCGGAAGTCCAGGTGGCCCTGCTCACCGCCCGCATCAACGACCTGACCGGCCACTTCAAGGAACACGTCAAGGACCACCACTCGCGCCGCGGCCTGCTGCGCATGGTCAGCCGCCGCCGCAAGCTGCTCGACTACCTGAAGCGCACCAACGTCGACGGCTACCGCGCGCTGATCGAGCGCCTCGGCCTGCGCAAGTAA
- the pnp gene encoding polyribonucleotide nucleotidyltransferase has product MFTVAKKSFAYGAHTVTLETGEISRQAGGAVMVSIDDTVVLCTVVGAKQAKPGQDFFPLTVDYIEKTYAAGKIPGGFFKREGRPSEKETLTSRLIDRPIRPLFPEGFYNEVQVVATVMSLNPEVDPDIAAMIGTSAALAISGIPFDGPIGAARVGYIDGQYVLNPTLSQLKTSQLDLVVAGTQAAVLMVESEAKELSEDVMLGAVVFGHTEMQKVINAINELVEEAGKPEWDWQAPAKDEALIARLNELVKAKVEEAYSITSKQARSQRLKEIAAEAVAALATGEEGAPDANTVGDYFFALEAATVRGRILSGEPRIDGRDTRTVRPIAIRSGVLPRTHGSALFTRGETQALVVATLGTGRDEQIIDALAGEYRERFMLHYNMPPYATGECGRVGTPKRREIGHGRLAKRALIAVLPPADEFSYSMRVVSEITESNGSSSMASVCGGSLALMDAGVPLKSHVAGIAMGLIKEGNRFAVLTDILGDEDHLGDMDFKVAGTRGGVTALQMDIKIQGITKEIMKVALDQAKDARMHILGQMEGSMSGVGELSAYAPRLYVMKINPEKIRDVIGKGGAVIRAITEETGTTIDIQDDGTITIASTSGEAADAAKKRISDITAEVEVGKIYEGTVLKLLDFGAIVSIMPGRDGLLHISQIANERVEKVSDKLQEGQQVRVKVLEADEKGRVRLSMKAVAAEAAEAPQA; this is encoded by the coding sequence ATGTTTACCGTTGCCAAGAAAAGCTTCGCCTACGGTGCCCACACGGTCACCCTGGAGACGGGCGAAATCTCCCGCCAGGCCGGCGGGGCGGTCATGGTGTCGATCGACGACACCGTCGTGCTGTGTACCGTGGTCGGTGCCAAGCAGGCCAAGCCGGGCCAGGACTTCTTCCCGCTGACCGTCGACTACATCGAGAAGACCTACGCCGCCGGCAAGATCCCGGGCGGCTTCTTCAAGCGCGAAGGCCGTCCGTCCGAGAAGGAGACGCTGACCTCGCGCCTGATCGACCGTCCGATCCGCCCGCTGTTCCCGGAAGGCTTCTACAACGAAGTCCAGGTCGTCGCCACCGTCATGTCGCTGAACCCGGAAGTGGATCCGGACATCGCCGCGATGATCGGCACCTCGGCCGCGCTGGCGATCTCCGGCATCCCGTTTGACGGCCCGATCGGCGCCGCCCGCGTCGGCTACATCGACGGCCAGTACGTGCTCAACCCGACGCTGTCGCAGCTCAAGACCTCGCAGCTCGACCTCGTCGTCGCCGGTACGCAGGCTGCGGTGCTGATGGTCGAGTCGGAGGCCAAGGAGCTCTCCGAAGACGTCATGCTCGGCGCCGTCGTCTTCGGCCACACCGAGATGCAGAAGGTCATCAACGCGATCAACGAACTGGTCGAGGAAGCCGGCAAGCCCGAGTGGGACTGGCAGGCCCCGGCCAAGGACGAGGCGCTGATCGCCCGCCTGAACGAACTGGTCAAGGCCAAGGTCGAGGAAGCCTACAGCATCACCTCGAAGCAGGCGCGCAGCCAGCGGCTGAAGGAAATCGCCGCCGAAGCCGTCGCCGCGCTGGCGACCGGCGAGGAGGGCGCGCCGGACGCGAACACCGTCGGCGACTACTTCTTCGCGCTCGAAGCCGCCACCGTCCGTGGCCGCATCCTGTCCGGCGAGCCGCGCATCGACGGCCGCGACACGCGCACCGTGCGCCCGATCGCGATCCGCAGCGGCGTGCTGCCGCGCACCCACGGTTCGGCGCTGTTCACCCGCGGCGAGACGCAGGCGCTGGTCGTCGCCACGCTGGGTACCGGCCGTGACGAGCAGATCATCGACGCGCTGGCCGGCGAATACCGCGAGCGCTTCATGCTGCACTACAACATGCCCCCGTACGCCACCGGCGAATGCGGTCGCGTCGGCACGCCGAAGCGTCGCGAGATCGGCCACGGCCGCCTCGCCAAGCGCGCGCTGATCGCCGTGCTGCCGCCGGCCGACGAGTTTTCGTACTCGATGCGCGTCGTCTCGGAAATCACCGAGTCGAACGGCTCGTCGTCGATGGCCTCGGTCTGCGGTGGCTCGCTGGCGCTGATGGACGCGGGCGTGCCGCTGAAGTCGCACGTCGCCGGCATCGCCATGGGCCTGATCAAGGAAGGCAACCGCTTCGCGGTGCTGACCGACATCCTCGGCGACGAGGACCACCTCGGCGACATGGACTTCAAGGTGGCCGGTACCCGCGGCGGCGTCACCGCGCTGCAGATGGACATCAAGATCCAGGGCATCACCAAGGAAATCATGAAGGTCGCGCTGGATCAGGCCAAGGACGCCCGCATGCACATCCTCGGCCAGATGGAAGGCTCGATGTCCGGCGTCGGCGAACTGTCGGCCTACGCGCCGCGCCTGTACGTGATGAAGATCAATCCGGAGAAGATCCGCGACGTGATCGGCAAGGGTGGTGCGGTGATCCGCGCGATCACCGAGGAAACCGGTACGACGATCGACATCCAGGACGACGGCACGATCACCATCGCCTCGACCTCCGGCGAAGCCGCCGATGCCGCCAAGAAGCGCATCAGCGACATCACCGCCGAAGTCGAAGTGGGCAAGATCTATGAAGGCACCGTGCTGAAGCTGCTCGACTTCGGCGCCATCGTCAGCATCATGCCGGGCCGCGATGGCCTGCTGCACATCTCGCAGATCGCCAACGAGCGCGTCGAGAAGGTCTCCGACAAGCTGCAGGAAGGCCAGCAGGTGCGCGTCAAGGTGCTGGAAGCGGACGAGAAGGGTCGCGTCCGTCTGTCGATGAAGGCGGTCGCCGCCGAAGCCGCGGAAGCGCCGCAAGCCTGA
- a CDS encoding efflux RND transporter periplasmic adaptor subunit, with protein sequence MHLFHKVKFAFLGLVRGIFLTALGGAQLWASAHATGFDCLIEANQLIELASPVSGLLEKVTVKRGDIVRKGQILAQLESRAEQASTELARYKSEQLGPVRMAESKLEFSKRKFVRRKDMAAEKLMSPQERDDAEAEYSLAEAELVVAKDNKHLARIEYQQQGALLALRTIRSPFDGVVVDQLAYPGEVVELGSSRKAILKVAQLDPLRVHVILPKEVFGKLTVGMSVEVTPETNAKGRYAAKVRSIDKVIDAASGTFVVFLDLPNPKLEIPAGIKCRTALTGIELPASMSRNKSSVSANQ encoded by the coding sequence GTGCATCTGTTTCACAAGGTTAAGTTTGCATTCCTGGGTTTGGTAAGGGGTATTTTCCTCACGGCTCTTGGCGGCGCGCAGCTTTGGGCTTCTGCGCATGCGACAGGTTTCGATTGTCTGATCGAGGCGAACCAGCTGATCGAGCTTGCGAGTCCGGTGAGTGGGCTGCTCGAGAAAGTAACCGTCAAGCGCGGCGACATCGTTCGCAAGGGGCAAATTCTGGCCCAGCTGGAATCACGCGCCGAACAGGCATCTACGGAACTCGCGCGTTACAAATCCGAGCAGCTCGGTCCAGTTCGTATGGCAGAAAGCAAGCTCGAATTTTCCAAGCGGAAATTCGTCCGCAGGAAAGACATGGCGGCGGAAAAATTGATGTCTCCGCAGGAAAGAGATGATGCCGAAGCCGAATATTCGCTGGCAGAGGCAGAGCTCGTCGTCGCTAAAGACAACAAACACTTGGCGCGTATCGAATATCAACAGCAAGGAGCGCTGCTGGCGCTGCGAACGATTCGGAGTCCGTTCGATGGGGTTGTGGTCGACCAGCTTGCCTATCCGGGTGAAGTTGTCGAACTCGGCTCATCCAGAAAAGCCATTCTCAAAGTCGCGCAGCTCGATCCACTTCGCGTGCACGTAATCCTGCCGAAAGAAGTATTCGGGAAATTGACGGTCGGTATGTCGGTGGAAGTGACTCCGGAAACGAACGCCAAGGGGCGCTATGCGGCGAAGGTTAGAAGTATCGACAAAGTGATCGATGCGGCGAGTGGCACCTTTGTTGTTTTCCTCGATCTGCCCAATCCCAAGTTGGAGATTCCCGCAGGGATCAAATGCCGGACTGCTCTGACTGGTATTGAATTGCCGGCTTCCATGTCCAGAAATAAATCATCGGTATCCGCGAACCAGTAG
- the dksA gene encoding RNA polymerase-binding protein DksA: protein MAEELLHKHFTPYVPKKGEEYMNTKQLTHFRKILETLKQELSEDIDRTVHTMQDEATVFADPNDRASQETDMAIELRNRDRERKLIKKIDETLGRIDEGDYGYCDKCGVEIGIKRLEARPTATLCIDCKTLEELRERQVAK, encoded by the coding sequence ATGGCTGAAGAACTGCTCCATAAACATTTCACGCCCTACGTCCCGAAGAAGGGCGAGGAGTACATGAACACCAAGCAGCTCACGCATTTCCGCAAGATCCTGGAAACGCTGAAGCAGGAGCTGTCGGAGGATATCGATCGCACGGTGCATACGATGCAGGACGAGGCCACGGTCTTCGCCGACCCGAACGACCGCGCCAGCCAGGAAACCGACATGGCGATCGAGCTCAGGAACCGCGACCGCGAGCGCAAGCTGATCAAGAAGATCGACGAGACGCTCGGCCGCATCGACGAGGGCGACTACGGCTACTGCGACAAGTGTGGCGTCGAGATCGGCATCAAGCGCCTGGAAGCGCGCCCGACGGCGACGCTGTGCATCGACTGCAAGACGCTGGAAGAACTGCGCGAGCGCCAGGTCGCCAAGTAA
- a CDS encoding tyrosine-type recombinase/integrase — MPRRSTGIRQAEDGTWIIDKVVLGQRIFKRTGSNNRQLAETFLATREAEIRRGALLGERQKRTFREAALRYVEENAHKRGIAREVLAIKQADPFIGETAIDRIYSETLEPMKKALAEKGAKKKTGLKARSINIILDTVARILKQAARRWRDENGQTWLAEAPIIDKLPETDKRQAYPLSWAEQKLLLSEMDGEIAKIALFLLNSGAREQEPCKLQWDWEVPIPELGTSVFVVPADFGGRSEAAGVKNGEDHLIVMNSVAKSVIDGQRGKDDCYVFPSPKLKGGKVGPRHRLNNSGWRNGRKRAAERYRDEIGKEAPEGFKYVRVHDLKHTYGRRMRAAGIAFETRQVLLGHTNGSVTTHYSAAEIKELIDAAERVCFSQEDAPTLTLIVSNAKSRKTHAGDKKAVA, encoded by the coding sequence ATGCCAAGACGCTCAACCGGCATCCGCCAGGCGGAAGACGGAACGTGGATCATCGACAAAGTTGTCCTCGGCCAGCGCATTTTCAAACGCACTGGATCGAACAATCGCCAACTCGCGGAAACGTTCCTAGCCACCCGGGAGGCCGAAATCCGGCGCGGTGCGCTGCTCGGCGAACGCCAGAAGCGCACCTTCCGCGAGGCCGCATTGCGGTACGTGGAAGAGAACGCGCACAAGCGGGGAATCGCGCGTGAAGTGCTGGCGATCAAGCAGGCCGATCCGTTCATCGGGGAGACCGCCATCGATCGCATCTACAGCGAAACGCTCGAGCCCATGAAGAAGGCGCTCGCCGAGAAAGGCGCCAAGAAAAAGACTGGCCTGAAGGCTCGCAGCATCAACATCATTCTCGACACGGTCGCGCGCATTCTGAAACAAGCGGCGCGCCGGTGGCGAGATGAGAACGGGCAGACGTGGTTAGCGGAAGCCCCGATCATCGACAAGCTGCCGGAGACCGACAAACGACAGGCCTACCCGCTGTCGTGGGCCGAGCAGAAGTTACTGCTGTCTGAGATGGATGGCGAAATAGCGAAAATCGCCCTGTTTCTGCTAAACAGTGGCGCGCGTGAGCAGGAGCCGTGCAAGCTGCAATGGGATTGGGAAGTTCCAATTCCAGAACTCGGAACGTCTGTCTTTGTGGTGCCGGCCGACTTCGGCGGCAGAAGCGAAGCAGCTGGCGTGAAGAACGGAGAGGATCACCTGATCGTCATGAACAGTGTGGCTAAATCCGTCATCGACGGGCAGCGCGGAAAAGATGACTGCTACGTGTTTCCGTCGCCGAAATTGAAAGGCGGCAAGGTAGGACCGCGGCACCGGCTGAACAACTCCGGATGGAGGAATGGGCGGAAACGGGCTGCGGAGCGGTATCGGGACGAAATCGGCAAGGAAGCCCCTGAAGGTTTCAAGTACGTCCGAGTGCATGACCTGAAGCATACTTACGGCAGACGAATGCGCGCCGCCGGCATCGCGTTCGAAACCCGCCAGGTGCTGCTGGGCCATACCAATGGGTCGGTGACGACCCATTACTCGGCAGCCGAGATCAAGGAACTGATCGATGCGGCCGAGCGGGTATGCTTCAGCCAAGAGGATGCGCCGACGCTGACGCTGATCGTGAGCAATGCGAAGTCACGCAAAACTCACGCAGGCGACAAGAAGGCGGTGGCATAG
- a CDS encoding DHCW motif cupin fold protein: MDIADIPFGITDWSAVAATEHRGESGFARWRTRRFGSIRVRVVEYSAGYVADHWCVKGHILYCLHGELLTELQDGRRFTLRPGMSYQVADGAEAHRSSAPAGATLFIVD, encoded by the coding sequence ATGGACATTGCTGACATTCCGTTCGGCATTACCGACTGGTCGGCGGTCGCGGCGACCGAACACCGCGGCGAATCCGGATTCGCGCGCTGGCGGACGCGCCGCTTCGGCAGCATCCGGGTGCGTGTGGTCGAGTATTCCGCCGGCTACGTCGCCGACCACTGGTGCGTGAAGGGGCACATCCTCTACTGCCTGCACGGCGAGTTGCTGACGGAATTGCAGGACGGGCGGCGCTTCACGCTGCGGCCGGGGATGAGCTATCAGGTGGCCGACGGCGCCGAGGCACACCGTTCGTCGGCACCCGCCGGCGCCACCCTGTTCATCGTCGATTAG